A single Paratractidigestivibacter faecalis DNA region contains:
- the feoB gene encoding ferrous iron transport protein B — MRLDELEIGKDAVVAQVSSDDAALHQHILDMGLTPGTEVTMVKYAPMGDPLELRLRGYELTLRRADAARIEVRGVHDADGVAAEPVRQAPSAHPALGEKGLSPRRSGSPVPEGQPLAFALAGNQNCGKTTLFNQLTGSNQHAGNFPGVTVDRKDGQIRGHAEATVTDLPGIYSLSPYTSEEIVSRQFILDSNPDAIINIVDATNIERNLYLTLQLMELDRPMVLALNMMDELTANGGTVDVNRLEGLLGIPVVPISAAKNEGISELVEHALHVARYRERPGRLDFCSADGPDGGALHRCIHGICHLVDDHAQRAGIPVRFAATKLVEGDKLVTCALALDANELDGIEHIISQMEEESGTDRLSALADMRFSFIGEVCGSCVVKPHESREHARSARIDRVLTGRHTAIPAFVLIMGLVFWLTFGVLGAWLQGLMEELVAWVTAGIDAGLTAFGTNPVVHSLVVDGICAGVGSVLSFLPIIVVLFLLLSILEDSGYMARVAFVMDKVLRRFGLSGRSFVPMLIGFGCSVPAIMSTRTLPSEHDRKMTVMLTPFMSCSAKLPVYGLLCAAFFGRGSVAAMVSLYVLGILVGMVVALVLKRTAFQGDPVPFVMELPNYRLPSPKTTLLLAWDKAKGFITKAFTIIFAASVVIWFLQTFDIRLNVVADQSESLLAGLGGLLAPVFAPLGFGDWRVSCALVCGLIAKESVISTLTVLLGATSAGALSGIFSPLTAYVFLAFTLLYPPCVAAISTVKSELGGRYAVAVFALQVCVAWVVAFLVHAAGLALGLA; from the coding sequence ATGAGGCTTGACGAGCTCGAGATTGGCAAGGACGCGGTGGTTGCGCAGGTGAGCTCCGACGACGCGGCGCTGCACCAGCACATTCTGGACATGGGCCTCACACCCGGCACCGAGGTCACCATGGTCAAGTACGCGCCCATGGGAGACCCCCTCGAGCTGCGCCTGCGCGGCTACGAGCTCACCTTGCGCCGGGCGGACGCCGCCCGCATCGAGGTCAGGGGCGTCCACGACGCCGACGGCGTCGCCGCCGAGCCCGTCCGCCAGGCCCCCAGCGCCCACCCGGCCCTAGGCGAGAAGGGCCTCTCGCCGCGACGTTCCGGCTCCCCCGTGCCCGAGGGGCAGCCCCTGGCCTTTGCCCTCGCCGGCAACCAGAACTGCGGAAAGACCACCCTCTTCAACCAGCTCACGGGCTCCAACCAGCACGCGGGCAACTTCCCCGGCGTCACCGTGGACCGCAAGGACGGCCAGATCCGCGGGCACGCCGAGGCCACGGTCACGGACCTGCCGGGCATCTACTCGCTGTCTCCCTACACCAGCGAGGAGATCGTGAGCCGCCAGTTCATCCTGGACTCCAACCCCGATGCCATCATCAACATAGTCGACGCCACCAACATAGAGAGGAACCTCTACCTCACGCTGCAGCTCATGGAGCTCGACCGGCCCATGGTGCTGGCGCTCAACATGATGGACGAGCTCACGGCCAACGGCGGCACCGTGGACGTCAACCGGCTGGAGGGCCTGCTGGGCATCCCGGTGGTTCCCATCAGCGCCGCCAAGAACGAGGGCATCTCCGAGCTCGTGGAGCACGCGCTGCACGTGGCGCGCTACCGCGAGCGCCCGGGCCGCCTGGACTTCTGCTCGGCCGACGGGCCCGACGGCGGCGCCCTTCACCGTTGCATCCACGGCATCTGCCACCTGGTGGACGACCACGCGCAGCGCGCCGGCATCCCCGTGCGCTTTGCGGCCACCAAGCTCGTCGAGGGAGACAAGCTGGTCACCTGCGCCCTCGCCCTCGACGCCAACGAGCTCGACGGCATCGAGCACATCATCAGCCAGATGGAGGAGGAGTCCGGGACCGACCGCCTCTCCGCCCTGGCCGACATGCGCTTCTCGTTCATCGGCGAGGTCTGCGGCAGCTGCGTGGTCAAGCCCCACGAGAGCCGCGAGCACGCCCGCAGCGCCCGCATCGACCGCGTGCTCACCGGCCGCCATACCGCCATCCCGGCCTTCGTGCTCATCATGGGCCTGGTCTTCTGGCTCACCTTCGGCGTCTTGGGCGCGTGGCTGCAGGGCCTCATGGAGGAGCTCGTGGCCTGGGTCACGGCGGGCATCGACGCCGGGCTCACCGCCTTTGGCACCAACCCCGTGGTCCACTCGCTGGTGGTGGACGGCATCTGCGCCGGCGTGGGCAGCGTGCTCTCCTTCCTGCCCATCATCGTGGTGCTGTTCCTGCTGCTTTCCATCCTCGAGGACTCCGGCTACATGGCGCGCGTGGCCTTCGTCATGGACAAGGTCCTGCGTCGCTTCGGCCTCTCCGGACGGAGCTTCGTGCCCATGCTCATCGGGTTTGGCTGCTCGGTGCCGGCCATCATGTCCACCCGCACGCTGCCCTCCGAGCACGACCGCAAGATGACGGTCATGCTGACCCCCTTCATGAGCTGCTCGGCCAAGCTCCCGGTGTACGGGCTTCTCTGTGCGGCGTTCTTCGGGCGCGGCAGCGTGGCGGCCATGGTCTCCCTCTACGTGCTGGGCATCCTGGTGGGCATGGTCGTGGCTCTCGTGCTCAAGCGGACGGCATTCCAGGGAGACCCGGTGCCGTTTGTGATGGAGCTTCCCAACTACCGCCTGCCCAGCCCCAAGACAACGCTGCTGCTTGCCTGGGACAAGGCCAAGGGCTTCATCACCAAGGCGTTCACCATCATCTTCGCCGCCAGCGTTGTCATCTGGTTCCTGCAGACCTTCGACATCCGCCTGAACGTGGTGGCGGACCAGTCCGAGTCCCTTCTCGCCGGGCTGGGCGGGCTTTTGGCCCCGGTCTTTGCGCCGCTGGGCTTTGGCGATTGGCGGGTCTCCTGCGCCCTGGTCTGCGGCCTCATCGCCAAGGAGAGCGTCATCTCCACGCTCACGGTGCTTCTGGGCGCCACCTCCGCAGGTGCACTGTCCGGAATCTTCTCGCCGCTCACGGCCTACGTCTTCCTTGCGTTCACGCTGCTCTACCCGCCGTGCGTGGCCGCCATCAGCACCGTCAAGAGCGAGCTGGGCGGGCGCTACGCGGTGGCCGTCTTCGCACTGCAGGTGTGCGTGGCCTGGGTCGTGGCCTTCCTGGTGCACGCGGCCGGCCTGGCGCTGGGCCTGGCCTAG
- a CDS encoding AEC family transporter, whose amino-acid sequence MDDLIFSLNATLPIFLMMMLGYFLRRVGLVAQEFADLANGFVFKVALPVVLFDDLCRMDIVASWDGGFVAFCALATLASILLCWLVSRAFGRVPWRGEFIQASYRSGAAFLGVAFIQSIYGEAGVSPLMVIGAVPVYNVSAVAILQLMSPDRREGEGLDAGLLRRTLRGIATNPIILGIVAGCAWALLRLPMPAILGKAVSSVGGIATPLGLIALGASFSFRKAFAVGVPSLVSSAIKLVGLELVFLPCAMALGYTGQKLVAIMMMLGLPSTVSGYVMARNMGYEGTVNSSVVMLTTLLSSVTLTFWIWLLKSNGLV is encoded by the coding sequence ATGGACGACCTCATCTTCAGCCTCAACGCGACGCTTCCCATCTTCCTCATGATGATGCTGGGGTACTTCCTCAGGCGCGTGGGGCTGGTCGCCCAGGAGTTCGCCGACCTGGCCAACGGCTTTGTGTTCAAGGTCGCGCTGCCGGTGGTGCTCTTCGACGACCTCTGCCGCATGGACATCGTGGCCTCCTGGGACGGCGGCTTCGTGGCGTTCTGCGCGCTGGCCACGCTGGCGAGCATCCTTCTGTGCTGGCTCGTCTCCAGGGCCTTTGGCCGCGTGCCGTGGCGCGGCGAGTTCATCCAGGCGTCCTATCGCTCCGGCGCGGCCTTCCTGGGCGTGGCGTTCATCCAGAGCATCTATGGCGAGGCGGGCGTGTCTCCGCTTATGGTCATTGGGGCCGTGCCCGTCTACAACGTGTCTGCCGTGGCGATCTTGCAGCTCATGAGCCCGGACCGTCGCGAGGGGGAGGGGCTTGACGCGGGCCTGCTCAGGCGGACGCTCAGGGGCATAGCCACCAACCCTATCATCCTGGGCATCGTCGCCGGGTGCGCTTGGGCGCTGCTCAGGCTGCCCATGCCCGCCATCCTCGGAAAGGCCGTCTCGAGCGTGGGAGGCATTGCCACGCCGCTCGGGCTCATCGCGCTGGGCGCCTCCTTCAGCTTCAGGAAGGCGTTTGCCGTGGGCGTGCCGTCGCTGGTCTCCTCTGCCATCAAGCTCGTGGGGCTTGAGCTCGTGTTTCTGCCCTGCGCGATGGCCCTGGGGTATACGGGCCAAAAGCTCGTTGCCATCATGATGATGTTGGGCCTTCCCTCCACGGTCTCCGGCTACGTCATGGCGCGCAACATGGGCTACGAGGGCACCGTCAACTCCAGCGTGGTCATGCTCACCACGCTGCTCTCGTCCGTGACGCTCACCTTCTGGATCTGGCTCCTCAAGTCAAACGGCCTGGTGTAG
- a CDS encoding Asp23/Gls24 family envelope stress response protein yields the protein MSGAVPGTLRVSNDCIADLAGYAALECYGVVGMAEIDQEAGVARLLPSARIRKGIDVAACDGRVTIDMHVIVEQGVNMASVVRNLTSSVTHLVKQIAELQSVDVKVHIEGLRASR from the coding sequence ATGTCTGGTGCCGTTCCAGGAACGCTTCGTGTGTCCAATGACTGCATTGCCGACCTCGCGGGCTATGCCGCCCTCGAGTGCTACGGCGTCGTCGGCATGGCCGAGATCGACCAGGAGGCCGGCGTCGCCCGCCTGCTGCCCAGCGCCCGCATCCGCAAGGGCATCGACGTCGCCGCCTGCGACGGCCGCGTCACCATCGACATGCACGTCATCGTCGAGCAGGGCGTCAACATGGCGTCCGTCGTCCGCAACCTGACGAGCTCCGTTACCCACCTCGTCAAGCAGATCGCCGAGCTCCAGAGCGTCGACGTCAAGGTGCACATCGAGGGCCTGCGCGCTTCCCGCTAG
- a CDS encoding DAK2 domain-containing protein — MISSVIRTCFPAAAKVVADKAEDINKLNVFPVPDGDTGTNMSLTLGTVVKEVQALSADASMEDIAKAITHGSLMGARGNSGVITSQILRGIAEGLCDAKNQEEPTPADVAHAFRRGVKVAFKAVRKPVEGTILTVLRDVSNRADKLEKSKMSTMEMLDALVVEAYESVARTPDLLPVLKENGVVDSGAYGFATFLEAFVNAAAGKAGELTDFDPTVATDDAKAGVSSKVQIELNDDWEGSEYRYCNEFLFHAEKPFDPDEALTFLATLGDCELVVGSYPDYKVHVHSNEPNRVLEYMLGYGQIFEVFIHNMDLEAADRTAKIAADKAAEKAPKKPLGFVAVAAGSGEESILKSLGVDVVVSGGQTMNPSTADILAAIEEANAESVIVMPNNGNIRMASEAAATACESAQVAVVPTKTVLQSFSAMFAVDAEASLEENAEAMTEAIADVRGGEVTRAVRDSSASDGTPIHDGDVMGIQDGSIDVVGSDVADVTIELINKMQEDEEGDSLTILAGSDMDDKSFEALIARIEEAQPDLEIDSHRGEQPLYPVIFSIE, encoded by the coding sequence ATGATCTCTTCCGTCATCCGCACGTGCTTCCCCGCGGCCGCCAAGGTCGTGGCCGACAAGGCCGAGGACATCAACAAGCTCAACGTCTTCCCCGTCCCCGACGGAGACACGGGCACCAACATGTCCCTCACCCTCGGCACTGTCGTCAAGGAGGTCCAGGCCCTTTCCGCCGACGCCTCCATGGAGGACATCGCCAAGGCAATCACCCACGGCTCCCTCATGGGCGCCCGCGGCAACTCCGGCGTCATCACCAGCCAGATCCTGCGTGGCATCGCCGAGGGCCTGTGCGACGCCAAGAACCAGGAGGAGCCTACCCCCGCCGACGTTGCCCACGCGTTCCGCCGCGGCGTGAAGGTCGCCTTCAAGGCCGTCCGCAAGCCGGTCGAGGGCACCATCCTCACCGTCCTGCGCGACGTCTCCAACCGTGCGGACAAGCTCGAGAAGTCCAAGATGTCCACCATGGAGATGCTGGACGCCCTGGTCGTGGAGGCCTACGAGTCCGTGGCCCGCACGCCCGACCTGCTGCCCGTCCTCAAGGAGAACGGCGTGGTGGACTCCGGCGCCTACGGCTTCGCCACCTTCCTGGAGGCCTTCGTCAACGCCGCCGCCGGCAAGGCGGGCGAGCTCACCGACTTCGACCCCACCGTCGCCACCGATGACGCCAAGGCCGGCGTCTCCTCCAAGGTTCAGATCGAGCTCAACGACGACTGGGAGGGCTCCGAGTACCGCTACTGCAACGAGTTCCTCTTCCACGCCGAGAAGCCCTTCGACCCCGACGAGGCCCTGACCTTCCTGGCCACCCTCGGCGACTGCGAGCTCGTCGTGGGCTCCTACCCCGACTACAAGGTCCACGTCCACTCCAACGAGCCCAACCGCGTCCTTGAGTACATGCTCGGCTACGGCCAGATCTTCGAGGTCTTCATCCACAACATGGACCTGGAGGCCGCCGACCGCACCGCCAAGATTGCCGCGGACAAGGCCGCCGAGAAGGCCCCCAAGAAGCCGCTGGGCTTCGTGGCCGTGGCCGCCGGCTCCGGCGAGGAGTCCATCCTCAAGTCCCTGGGCGTCGACGTCGTCGTCTCCGGCGGGCAGACCATGAACCCCTCCACGGCCGACATCCTTGCCGCCATCGAGGAGGCCAACGCCGAGAGCGTCATCGTCATGCCCAACAACGGCAACATCCGCATGGCCTCCGAGGCTGCCGCCACCGCGTGCGAGTCCGCCCAGGTGGCCGTCGTTCCCACCAAGACCGTGCTGCAGTCCTTCAGCGCCATGTTCGCTGTGGACGCCGAGGCCTCCCTCGAGGAGAACGCCGAGGCCATGACCGAGGCCATCGCCGACGTCCGCGGCGGCGAGGTCACCCGCGCCGTGCGCGACTCCTCCGCCTCCGATGGCACGCCCATCCACGACGGCGACGTCATGGGCATCCAGGACGGCTCCATCGACGTGGTGGGCTCCGACGTGGCCGACGTCACCATCGAGCTCATCAACAAGATGCAGGAGGACGAGGAGGGCGACTCCCTCACCATCCTCGCCGGCTCCGACATGGACGACAAGTCCTTCGAGGCCCTCATCGCCCGCATCGAGGAGGCCCAGCCCGACCTGGAGATTGACTCCCACCGTGGCGAGCAGCCCCTCTACCCCGTGATCTTCTCCATCGAGTAG
- the recG gene encoding ATP-dependent DNA helicase RecG, whose protein sequence is MAAGPSIGTASERVQRTCALSDPVSRLRFVSSSRAEALERLGVSRVRDLLLHVPHRYLDFSRVSKIAFADVGQDATVVGRVDKVQLKRPRPRMQIVELTVVDETGLLVATFFRQPWIAEQVKVGDAVALSGKVTFSYGFKQMKAPFHEVLGPADQASSYARVLPVHPVGEGVALAWMRRMVSAALADVGDVCDWLPARLVADHSLMGLGRALREVHFPSSMAAAERARRRLAYDELLCLQVALLTRQSVELAGVTPTAHVTDGPHLDALAAALPFSLTAEQCQAVDQILADMAAPHVMNRLLLGDVGTGKTAVAAMALAAAADTGTQAAMMAPTSVLAAQYAQKLGPLLDAAGVTWCLLTGSTPPDERARAHEGIASGAISVTFGTTALISDSVSFSALTLAVIDEQHRFGVDQRAALRRKGPGADMLAMTATPIPRTLALSVYGDVSLSQIRHRPRAGAGVSTKVVTPDNLDLAWGAVRDAVAAGQQAYVICPLVDDADDGSELEDVPEQATCAAKFLHSATHTTETLAASVLPGLAVGLLHGRMGAGEKDEAMAAFREGATDVLVSTTVVEVGVDVPNATVMVVLDADRFGLATLHQLRGRVGRGDLAGTVFLSAAAKRGSVARRRLQALEATSDGFELAELDLKLRHEGDVLGLRQHGGVTLRLVDLATDADLVEWAHEDARALAEADPALTRAQDRPLALEARDRFHEYFEELERA, encoded by the coding sequence GTGGCCGCCGGACCCAGCATAGGAACCGCCTCAGAGAGGGTGCAGAGAACCTGCGCCCTCTCTGACCCTGTGTCGAGGCTGCGGTTTGTCTCGTCCTCACGGGCGGAGGCCCTGGAGCGCCTGGGCGTCTCTCGCGTCCGTGACCTGCTGCTGCACGTGCCCCACCGCTACCTGGACTTCAGCCGCGTGAGCAAGATCGCCTTCGCTGACGTGGGGCAGGACGCCACGGTGGTCGGTCGCGTGGACAAGGTCCAGCTCAAGCGCCCGCGCCCCCGCATGCAGATCGTCGAGCTCACGGTGGTGGACGAGACGGGCCTCCTCGTGGCCACGTTCTTCCGCCAGCCGTGGATTGCCGAGCAGGTCAAGGTCGGAGACGCCGTCGCGCTTTCCGGCAAGGTAACCTTCTCGTATGGATTCAAGCAGATGAAGGCCCCCTTCCACGAGGTCCTTGGCCCTGCGGACCAGGCCTCCTCGTACGCCCGCGTGCTGCCGGTCCACCCGGTGGGGGAGGGCGTCGCCCTGGCATGGATGCGCCGCATGGTCTCCGCCGCCCTGGCCGACGTGGGCGACGTCTGCGACTGGCTGCCCGCGCGCCTGGTGGCCGACCACTCCCTCATGGGCCTCGGCCGCGCCCTGCGAGAGGTGCACTTTCCCTCCAGCATGGCGGCCGCGGAGCGCGCCCGGCGCCGGCTTGCCTACGACGAGCTGCTCTGCCTGCAGGTGGCCCTTCTCACCCGCCAGAGCGTGGAGCTTGCGGGCGTGACGCCAACCGCCCACGTGACCGACGGGCCGCACCTGGACGCCCTCGCGGCGGCGCTGCCCTTCTCGCTTACGGCCGAGCAGTGCCAGGCCGTGGACCAGATTCTGGCCGACATGGCCGCCCCTCATGTCATGAACCGCCTGCTGCTCGGAGACGTCGGCACGGGCAAGACGGCCGTCGCCGCCATGGCGCTGGCCGCCGCGGCAGACACCGGCACCCAAGCCGCCATGATGGCGCCCACCTCCGTCCTGGCGGCGCAGTACGCCCAGAAGCTGGGCCCGCTGCTCGATGCCGCGGGCGTCACGTGGTGCCTGCTCACGGGCTCTACGCCGCCCGACGAGCGCGCCCGCGCCCATGAGGGCATTGCGTCCGGCGCCATCTCGGTCACCTTTGGCACCACGGCGCTCATCTCGGACTCGGTGAGCTTCTCTGCCCTGACGCTTGCGGTCATCGACGAGCAGCACCGCTTTGGCGTGGACCAGCGCGCGGCCCTGCGGCGCAAGGGGCCGGGCGCGGACATGCTGGCCATGACGGCCACGCCCATCCCGCGCACCCTGGCGCTCTCGGTCTACGGCGACGTCTCGCTCAGCCAGATCAGGCACCGGCCTCGGGCGGGCGCCGGCGTCTCCACCAAGGTGGTGACCCCCGACAACCTGGACCTGGCCTGGGGAGCCGTGCGCGACGCCGTGGCCGCGGGCCAGCAGGCCTACGTCATCTGCCCCCTTGTGGACGACGCCGATGACGGCTCCGAGCTGGAGGACGTGCCCGAGCAGGCAACCTGCGCGGCAAAGTTCCTCCACTCGGCCACCCACACGACCGAGACCCTGGCCGCCTCCGTCCTGCCCGGCCTTGCCGTGGGGCTTCTCCACGGCCGCATGGGCGCGGGCGAGAAGGACGAGGCCATGGCCGCCTTCCGCGAGGGGGCGACCGACGTCCTGGTCTCCACCACCGTCGTCGAGGTGGGCGTGGACGTGCCCAACGCCACGGTCATGGTGGTGCTGGACGCCGACCGCTTTGGCCTGGCCACCCTCCACCAGCTGCGCGGCCGCGTCGGCAGGGGAGACCTCGCCGGCACGGTCTTCCTGAGCGCGGCGGCAAAGCGCGGAAGCGTCGCCAGAAGGCGGCTCCAGGCGCTGGAGGCCACCTCGGACGGCTTCGAGCTGGCCGAGCTGGACCTCAAGCTTCGCCACGAGGGAGACGTGCTGGGCCTGCGCCAGCACGGCGGCGTCACGCTCAGGCTGGTGGACCTGGCCACCGACGCGGACCTCGTCGAGTGGGCCCACGAGGATGCGCGGGCCCTGGCCGAGGCCGACCCCGCCCTCACGCGGGCGCAGGACCGCCCCCTCGCGCTGGAGGCGCGAGACAGGTTTCACGAGTACTTCGAGGAGTTGGAGAGAGCATGA
- a CDS encoding RsmD family RNA methyltransferase, with translation MRIVGGKWRGRQIEAPDGRDVTRPTTDRTREQIASMILSAAGLDLSGTSVLDAFAGSGAMGLELLSRGAARATFLDRDRRAVARIKRTASTLGAAPGEVSALGGDALRLCERSLPGAPFGVVFLDPPYALDAGEVSRLVGLLASSGQLERGAIVVYERSSKAEGLDCPGLALAKTKTRGITAVDLHVYEEDPK, from the coding sequence ATGAGGATCGTAGGCGGCAAGTGGAGGGGCAGGCAGATAGAGGCCCCGGACGGGCGCGACGTCACGCGGCCCACGACGGACCGCACGCGCGAGCAGATAGCCTCCATGATTCTCTCCGCGGCGGGGCTGGACCTCTCCGGCACGTCTGTGCTGGACGCCTTTGCCGGGTCGGGCGCCATGGGCCTGGAGCTGCTCTCCCGCGGCGCCGCCCGGGCCACCTTCCTGGACCGCGACCGGCGCGCCGTGGCGCGCATCAAGCGCACGGCCTCCACGCTGGGTGCCGCCCCCGGCGAGGTGAGCGCCCTTGGCGGAGACGCCCTCAGGCTCTGCGAGAGGAGCCTTCCGGGCGCACCCTTCGGCGTGGTGTTCCTGGACCCGCCCTACGCCCTTGATGCCGGCGAGGTTTCCAGGCTGGTGGGGCTTCTCGCCAGCTCGGGACAGCTCGAGCGCGGCGCCATCGTGGTGTACGAGCGCTCCTCCAAGGCGGAGGGGCTTGACTGCCCCGGCCTTGCCCTGGCAAAGACCAAGACCCGCGGCATCACCGCGGTAGACCTGCACGTATATGAGGAGGACCCCAAGTGA
- the coaD gene encoding pantetheine-phosphate adenylyltransferase produces the protein MSTTEQTGAARIDHVVVPGTFDPVTLGHMDVISRTRKLFPRVTVAVAASVNKRGRGTAFTLEERVEMLRQALAEEGLSDVEVLPFTGLLVDFCHGIGALGVVKGLRAMTDFEYELQQADLNCHMAPDIESVFVMSNPKYGYVSSSIVREISSMGSDVSSLVPPCVNQRLREHYCA, from the coding sequence GTGAGCACGACCGAGCAGACGGGCGCCGCCCGCATCGACCACGTGGTGGTGCCGGGCACCTTCGATCCGGTGACCCTAGGCCACATGGACGTCATCAGCCGCACGCGCAAGCTCTTCCCGCGCGTCACCGTGGCCGTGGCGGCCTCGGTCAACAAGCGCGGACGCGGCACCGCCTTCACCCTGGAGGAGCGCGTGGAGATGCTGCGCCAGGCGCTTGCCGAGGAGGGCCTCTCCGACGTCGAGGTCCTGCCCTTCACCGGGCTGCTTGTGGACTTCTGCCACGGGATCGGCGCCCTGGGCGTGGTCAAGGGCCTGCGCGCCATGACCGACTTTGAGTACGAGCTGCAGCAAGCGGACCTCAACTGCCACATGGCGCCTGACATAGAGTCCGTCTTCGTCATGTCCAACCCCAAGTACGGCTACGTGAGCTCCTCCATCGTGAGGGAGATCTCCTCCATGGGGTCCGACGTGAGCAGCCTGGTCCCGCCCTGCGTGAACCAGCGCCTCAGGGAGCACTACTGCGCCTAG
- a CDS encoding ATPase, whose product MEPGAEIAQLVDEMEQLLEEAKSPLTGGAGRKIIEVNDFYEILDEMRSVFPDEFQTARRIIKEEQETLDRAQQQANSIIADAQQQAMILAGDQEVVRLAQQQADAIRDQADQYERDTRYNAEEYADTVLAHLEENLKSLTNTVTRVRQTLDENSGPRNTTNNVPW is encoded by the coding sequence ATGGAGCCAGGTGCAGAGATCGCCCAGCTCGTCGACGAGATGGAGCAGCTGCTCGAGGAGGCCAAGAGCCCCCTCACCGGTGGTGCCGGCAGGAAGATCATCGAGGTCAATGACTTCTACGAGATCCTGGACGAGATGCGCAGCGTCTTCCCGGACGAGTTCCAGACCGCCCGTCGCATCATCAAGGAGGAGCAGGAGACCCTGGACCGCGCCCAGCAGCAGGCCAACTCCATCATCGCCGACGCCCAGCAGCAGGCCATGATCCTCGCCGGTGACCAGGAGGTCGTCCGCCTTGCCCAGCAGCAGGCCGACGCCATCCGCGACCAGGCCGACCAGTACGAGCGCGACACCCGCTACAACGCTGAGGAGTACGCCGACACGGTCCTGGCCCACCTCGAGGAGAACCTCAAGTCGCTGACCAACACGGTGACACGCGTGCGCCAGACGCTCGACGAGAACTCCGGCCCGCGCAACACCACCAACAACGTCCCCTGGTAG
- a CDS encoding YceD family protein → MQPIIFALDERLANPGDTLPWAGHLDETGYTLGQDFTLPGGIDFDIALTNAGEGILASGILRAHVKGTCDRCLEDAEFDVSAEVDEYYLFEEPEHVEGEDDDVEFSLVSEDHTIDLSDAFLSALVMETPFVVLCREDCRGLCPVCGANLNEEDCGHAAQREAERMAASPFAALAGLNLDQGDDGKDA, encoded by the coding sequence ATGCAGCCCATAATCTTCGCGCTCGACGAGCGCCTCGCCAACCCCGGTGACACCCTGCCCTGGGCGGGCCACCTGGACGAGACCGGCTACACGCTGGGCCAGGACTTCACCCTGCCGGGGGGCATCGACTTCGACATCGCCCTCACCAACGCGGGCGAGGGCATCCTGGCCAGCGGCATCCTGCGCGCCCACGTCAAGGGCACCTGTGACCGCTGCCTGGAGGACGCCGAGTTCGACGTCTCCGCCGAGGTGGACGAGTACTACCTCTTCGAGGAGCCTGAGCACGTTGAGGGCGAGGACGACGACGTGGAGTTCTCCCTCGTCTCGGAGGACCACACCATCGACCTCTCCGACGCGTTCCTCTCGGCCCTGGTGATGGAGACCCCCTTCGTGGTTCTGTGTCGCGAGGACTGCCGCGGCCTCTGCCCGGTCTGCGGCGCCAACCTCAACGAGGAGGACTGCGGGCACGCCGCCCAGCGCGAGGCCGAGCGCATGGCCGCCAGCCCCTTTGCCGCCCTCGCCGGCCTCAACCTCGACCAGGGGGATGATGGCAAGGACGCGTAA
- the rpmF gene encoding 50S ribosomal protein L32, with translation MAVPKQKKGRGATHTRRSANMKLEMPSRSVCPQCGAPKLPHHVCPNCGFYKDREVVVTE, from the coding sequence ATGGCAGTACCCAAGCAAAAGAAGGGCCGCGGCGCCACCCACACCCGTCGTTCCGCAAACATGAAGCTCGAGATGCCCTCTCGTTCCGTTTGCCCCCAGTGCGGCGCTCCCAAGCTCCCGCATCACGTGTGCCCCAACTGCGGGTTCTATAAGGACCGTGAGGTCGTCGTCACCGAGTAG